The Sandaracinus amylolyticus genomic interval GAGCCCCTCGAACGCGACGCGCCGGTCTCGCACCTCTCGTACTACGAGGCCGACGCCTACGCGCGATGGGCGGGCGCGCGGCTGCCGAGCGAAGCGGAGTGGGAGGTCGTCGCGTCGTCGTGCGCGATCGACGGCAACTTCGTGGAGTCGGCGCGCTTCCACCCGCGCGCCGCGCGCGAGCGCGGCCTCGCGCAGATGTTCGGCGACGTGTGGGAGTGGACCGCGAGCGCCTACGCGCCCTACCCGCGCTACGCCGCGTTCGACGGCGCGTTCGCCGAGTACAACGGCAAGTTCATGTGCAGCCAGCTCGTGCTGCGCGGCGGATCGTGTCTGTCGCCGCGCGCGCACCTGCGGGCGACGTATCGCAACTTCTTCCCGCCCTCGGCGCGATGGCAGATGACCGGTCTGCGGCTCGCGCGATGGGCGCATGACTGAGGAGGTCACGACGTGCGAGGACCCGAGTCGATCGCTTCGCTCGATCACGAGCGCGCCCGCTTCGAAGAGGACGTGGTCCGAGGGCTCTCGACCCGGCCACGGTCGCTCCCGTGCAAGTACCTCTACGACGAGCGCGGATCGCGGCTCTTCGATCGCATCACGACGCTCGACGAGTACTACCTCACGCGCGCGGAGACCGCGCTCCTGCACGCGCACGCGCGCGAGATCGCGACGCGCCTCGGACGCGCGATCGATCTCGTCGAGCTCGGGAGCGGCAGCAGCGTCAAGACGCGCATCCTGCTCGACGCGCTGATCGCGCCCGCGCGCTACGTCCCGATCGACATCTCGGCGAAGTACCTCGCGGAGAGCGCGCGCAAGCTGAGCGCATCGTATCCGTCGCTCCGCGTCGAGCCGCGCGTGGCGGACTACGCGCGGCCGATGGCGCGCTTCGCGATGCCGCGGATCGCGACGCGGCGCGTGGTGTTCTTCCCGGGCTCGAGCATCGGGAACTTCGAGCCCGACGAAGCGATCGTGTTCCTCGATCGTGCGCGCACCATCGCGGGGAGCGGTGGCGTGGTGATCGTCGGCGTCGATCTGCCGAAGGACGCGTCGGTGATCGAGCCCGCGTACGACGACGCGCAGGGCGTGACCGCGGCGTTCAACCAGAACCTGCTGGTGCGCATCAACCGCGAGCTCGGCGGGGACTTCGACCTCGACGCGTTCGTGCATCGCGCGCCGTGGGACGCGTCGCGACGGCGCGTCGAGATGCAGCTCGTGAGCACACGCGCGCAGACGGTGCGCATCGCCGGGCGGCGCTTCGCGTTCGAGCAGGACGAGGTGATCGTCACCGAGCACTGCTACAAGCACGGCATCGAGGACTTCCGCGCGATGGCGCGCGCGGCCGGGCTCGGCGGCGGCCCGGTGTGGACCGACCCGGAGGCGCGGGTCAGCCTGCACTGGCTCGACGCTTGACGCTCGGGAGCAGGCGCGCAACTGTCGGGCTCGTGCGTCTCCGCCGGCTCCGTCGCCGTTCGCTCGTCCGCCGCGTGAGCATGCGCGCGTTCGCGGGCGTGCTCGCGGTGGTGCTGGCGGCGGCGGCGGGCACCGCGGGATGGAGCTTCGTGTGGTGCGCGCCGATGAGCCAGGCGCAGCTGCACTGCTGCTGCCCCGACGCGCCGCGCGGCCACGACTCGATCTCGCGTGACTGCTGCGACGAGCGGAGCATGCCGGGCGTGCCGCGCGTCGACGCGCACGACGACGCGACGCCGCGCACGATCGCGGCGCCGCTGATCGGCGTGCTCCCGCTCTGGGCGTGGCTGGGTGCCGAGCGCATCGAAGAGAGCTCGCTGCGCGGGCTCGACGTCGAGGCGCGCGCCGGGCCCTCGATACGACGGCACGTCTCGATCTCCGTCTTCCTCCTCTGATCCACCGCGCGGGTTTCTCGGTCCGGTGCGCTCGTGCGCGCCGCGGGATGGCTCCGTCGCGGAGGATTGGACTTGAGGCAGTGGATCTGGTGCGGCGCGGCCGTGATGGCCGCGGGTTGTGTGTCGCAGACGACGTGGCGCGCGCTCGACGACGTCGAGCGCGAGCTCGCGACCCATGCGCGTGAGGAGGACGAGCCGACGAGCGCGCCGGCGCGCGCGGGCTCGTGCGAGGAGATCGTGGCGCGCGTGGTCGCGTCGCATCCCTCGCTCGATGCGCTGCGAGCGAACGCGCGCGCGTCGATCGCGGAGGCACGCGCCGAGGGCGCGCTGCCCGCGCCCGAGCTGATGCTGGAGGTGTGGGACTTTCCGATCGGCGATCCCGAGCGCGCCGATCGCGAGGGCATGTACATGGCCGGGCTCGCCCAGAGCCTGCCGCCGGCCGGCGCGCTCGACGGTCGCGCGCGCGCCGCGGCGGAAGAAGCGCGCGAGGCGCTCGGCGAGTGGTCGGAGCGGCGCCGCGAGCTCCGCGCCGACGCCGCGCACGCGTGCACCGACTGGGCGGAGGCGAAGGCGATCGACGCGCGGCTCGCCGCGGCGGAGGACGTGCTCGCGCGGATGAGCGAGGCGCTGCGCGCGCGCCTGCCGACGAGCGACGATCCGCTCGCAGAGCTCGCGCGGGTCGACGCCGAGCGCGCACGCGTGCGGCGGATGCGCGCCGAGACGGAGACCACGATGGCGCGCGCCGAGGCGCGGCTCGCAGCGTGGATCGGCGAGAGCACGATCACGATCGAGGGCGAGCCCTCGCTCCGCGTGATCGATGCCGTTCCCGATCGCGACGCGCTCTTCGAGCGCGCGATGCGCGCGCGCGGCGTGATCGAGAGCGCACGAGCGAGCGCACGCGCGGCGGCAGCGCGCGCCGACGCGGCGTCGGCCGAAGCGAGCATCCCGATGTTCCGCGTGTCCGCGACGTACATGCAGATGCCGCAGGCGCGCGCCGGCCTCGGCGCGTCGTTCTCGATGACGCTGCCCTGGCTTTGGAGCGGCGAAGGCGCGATGCACGACGCGGCGCGCGCGCGCGCCGAGGCCGCGCTCGACGTGGTCGCCGCGACCGAGCGCACGCTGCGTGGCGAGATCGCCGCCGCGATCGCGGCGCTCGAGACCGCGCGACGCGCCCTCGCGACGATCGAGAGCGAGGAGCGCCCCGCGGTCGAGCGCGCGCTCGGCGCGATCGCCGCGACGTACGCGAGCGGGCCCGCGGATCTGCTCGCGTGGATCGACGCAGCGC includes:
- the egtD gene encoding L-histidine N(alpha)-methyltransferase — its product is MRGPESIASLDHERARFEEDVVRGLSTRPRSLPCKYLYDERGSRLFDRITTLDEYYLTRAETALLHAHAREIATRLGRAIDLVELGSGSSVKTRILLDALIAPARYVPIDISAKYLAESARKLSASYPSLRVEPRVADYARPMARFAMPRIATRRVVFFPGSSIGNFEPDEAIVFLDRARTIAGSGGVVIVGVDLPKDASVIEPAYDDAQGVTAAFNQNLLVRINRELGGDFDLDAFVHRAPWDASRRRVEMQLVSTRAQTVRIAGRRFAFEQDEVIVTEHCYKHGIEDFRAMARAAGLGGGPVWTDPEARVSLHWLDA
- a CDS encoding TolC family protein, producing MRQWIWCGAAVMAAGCVSQTTWRALDDVERELATHAREEDEPTSAPARAGSCEEIVARVVASHPSLDALRANARASIAEARAEGALPAPELMLEVWDFPIGDPERADREGMYMAGLAQSLPPAGALDGRARAAAEEAREALGEWSERRRELRADAAHACTDWAEAKAIDARLAAAEDVLARMSEALRARLPTSDDPLAELARVDAERARVRRMRAETETTMARAEARLAAWIGESTITIEGEPSLRVIDAVPDRDALFERAMRARGVIESARASARAAAARADAASAEASIPMFRVSATYMQMPQARAGLGASFSMTLPWLWSGEGAMHDAARARAEAALDVVAATERTLRGEIAAAIAALETARRALATIESEERPAVERALGAIAATYASGPADLLAWIDAARALRELEVEDARLRAAAAHAWIDLESAVGGPIETEVAR